AGTTATCAGTTTGATTATTCATTGTCTTCCTATGGCGCGATTGGGTATTTGAATCGGGTGAGTTTTTCGTATCGGTTTTAGATTAGTGGTTTTTTTAACACCGTTCCTTTGAATTATATTTAATCAATTTTTGTATTTGGCACTGAAAATAATTATAATTTGCCAAAAACGGGATTGAGGACTAATCCCATAGTGCTTTTACAGGGGACTTGATCTATTTAATGAAACGAGATGATAATAAAAATGTTGTCAGAGAACAATTGGCTCTATTCGGCAGCAAACCTCAAATCCCTTTATCCGAAAATTATTTTAATAGACTGAAAAATTTACTGCAAAGTAATTTAGATTTTCATAATCAGAGAAGTGATTATTTTTCGCACAATTTTCACTCCTTTCCAGCAAAATTTCCTCCCCAATTGCCAAAAATATTTATTGAACAGTTAACTGACCCTTTTGACATTGTTTTGGATCCAATGGCGGGTTCCGGGACAACAATTGTCGAAGCTTTTTTCTCGAGCAGAAAAGGGATTGGACTCGATATTGATCCGCTTGCAGCCAAAATTTCTCTTGCCAAAATAACCCCGCTTGATAAAAAAAAGATCGCTGAATACGGGGCACAAATTTATCGTGATGCAAAAAATGATTTTATTAAAAATAAAAGCAA
The Calditrichota bacterium DNA segment above includes these coding regions:
- a CDS encoding site-specific DNA-methyltransferase codes for the protein MKRDDNKNVVREQLALFGSKPQIPLSENYFNRLKNLLQSNLDFHNQRSDYFSHNFHSFPAKFPPQLPKIFIEQLTDPFDIVLDPMAGSGTTIVEAFFSSRKGIGLDIDPLAAKISLAKITPLDKKKIAEYGAQIYRDAKNDFIKNKS